A region of Photobacterium sanguinicancri DNA encodes the following proteins:
- a CDS encoding ABC transporter permease, with translation MIHVLFLSAILLCILPLLPGMAGILLPAFSWLPVAGANQFIGLDAVNLSGFHQVLSWPGVSQSIQLSLFTGITSSLIALALTFFILQANWHKQSWQRIERMLSPMLAMPHVAFAIGFAFLFSPTGWIYRVIEGLGFTTHNAPSLTQDPYGIGLTLALAIKETPFLVLMSVSVLKQLNIDRLYASASGLGYNRADIWLKVILPQWLPKMRLPFYAVLAFGLSVVDVALIIGPTRPPTFSVLIWQWFNEPDLSLLPRAAAGALCLLILALITLATARFGEWLVLQYWRRWQISGAKVRQLIGNTGYLPLVIIPLCIIPILIMWSFAQRWRFPDMLPSRLSDRFWLQELPTLWELSFNSLVLAVISTAIALILTIGCLEYRDRHQRSIPFWLIAIPMVIPQLSLLFGLQVTTHFIPGQHYWLWVCWSHILFVFPYLYLALDGPWRSFDVRLYQSARSLGCTHWQAWWKVKRVLLQPSLWIAVAIGLSVSLTQYLPTQMLGAGRVTTITTEAVALASGQDRRVSAIYGILQGLLPFIFFSLALFASNHSGVRPQSNTKRSTSTDEFICGKPNYK, from the coding sequence TTGATCCACGTGTTGTTTTTAAGTGCCATCTTACTGTGCATCTTACCGCTTCTTCCGGGCATGGCAGGGATATTACTTCCGGCTTTCTCTTGGCTACCTGTCGCTGGAGCTAATCAGTTTATAGGGCTTGATGCCGTTAATCTGAGCGGATTTCATCAAGTGCTTTCGTGGCCGGGTGTATCACAATCCATTCAGTTATCACTCTTTACGGGTATCACCAGTAGCCTAATTGCTTTGGCGCTCACCTTCTTTATTCTTCAAGCTAATTGGCACAAACAAAGCTGGCAGAGAATTGAGCGCATGCTCTCGCCTATGCTAGCGATGCCTCATGTTGCTTTTGCGATTGGCTTTGCCTTTCTTTTCTCGCCGACAGGTTGGATTTACCGAGTAATCGAAGGGCTTGGTTTCACAACTCATAACGCACCATCGTTAACTCAAGATCCCTATGGCATCGGTCTAACCCTAGCGTTAGCAATAAAAGAGACCCCATTTTTGGTGCTGATGAGCGTCTCGGTATTAAAGCAACTCAATATTGACCGACTGTATGCTTCAGCATCTGGGCTTGGCTATAACCGTGCCGATATTTGGCTGAAAGTTATTTTGCCGCAATGGCTACCCAAAATGCGCTTACCGTTTTATGCCGTATTAGCGTTTGGGTTATCTGTCGTCGATGTAGCACTTATTATTGGTCCTACCCGTCCACCCACATTTTCGGTCTTAATTTGGCAATGGTTTAATGAACCCGATCTTTCTTTACTTCCACGTGCAGCCGCAGGGGCATTATGTCTATTAATACTTGCCTTGATCACTTTGGCTACTGCACGTTTTGGGGAATGGTTAGTATTACAATACTGGCGTCGATGGCAAATTAGTGGGGCGAAAGTTCGCCAATTGATAGGTAACACGGGTTATTTACCTTTAGTGATTATTCCACTGTGCATTATTCCAATTCTAATTATGTGGTCTTTTGCTCAACGCTGGCGATTCCCCGATATGTTGCCAAGCCGTTTGAGTGATCGCTTCTGGCTGCAAGAGCTACCAACACTGTGGGAATTATCATTCAATAGCCTTGTACTGGCTGTCATCAGTACTGCTATTGCCCTTATATTAACCATTGGCTGTCTAGAATACAGAGACAGACACCAACGCAGCATCCCGTTTTGGCTTATTGCGATCCCTATGGTAATCCCGCAATTATCATTACTTTTTGGCTTACAAGTCACCACGCACTTTATTCCAGGACAGCATTATTGGTTATGGGTTTGCTGGAGCCATATCCTCTTTGTGTTTCCCTATCTCTATTTAGCGTTAGATGGCCCATGGCGTAGTTTTGATGTTCGTTTGTATCAATCAGCCCGTAGCCTTGGCTGCACACACTGGCAAGCATGGTGGAAAGTGAAGCGGGTTTTACTTCAGCCCAGCCTTTGGATTGCCGTTGCAATCGGCTTAAGTGTCAGCCTTACTCAATATCTGCCTACGCAAATGTTAGGTGCCGGTCGCGTAACAACAATAACAACGGAAGCCGTTGCGCTTGCTAGCGGGCAAGATCGACGAGTAAGTGCAATATACGGTATTTTGCAGGGTTTATTGCCTTTCATTTTCTTTTCGCTAGCCCTTTTTGCTAGCAACCATAGTGGTGTTCGCCCACAATCAAACACGAAACGGAGTACAAGCACGGATGAGTTTATCTGTGGAAAACCTAACTATAAGTAA
- a CDS encoding CDP-alcohol phosphatidyltransferase family protein — MLDQYAIKIIRWPLKTLSALPDKLGITANQVTVTGFVIGLCALPALAFQQYTLALCFIVINRLFDGLDGAIARRQGITDCGGFLDITLDFLFYSMVPFGFVIANPEANAIAGAFLIFSFIGTGSSFLAFAIMASKRNIESPVYKQKSLYYIGGLTEGTETIGCFVLFCLLPQHFALIAWIFGTLCWITTTTRIWAGYQTLK, encoded by the coding sequence ATGCTTGATCAATACGCCATTAAAATTATTCGCTGGCCATTAAAAACCTTATCCGCTTTGCCTGATAAACTCGGTATTACCGCAAACCAAGTAACCGTTACAGGCTTTGTTATTGGCTTATGTGCATTACCTGCCTTAGCGTTTCAGCAATACACCTTGGCTTTGTGCTTTATTGTTATTAATCGACTTTTTGATGGTTTAGATGGCGCAATCGCTCGCCGCCAAGGTATTACCGACTGCGGCGGATTTCTGGACATTACACTCGATTTTCTATTTTATTCCATGGTGCCATTTGGTTTTGTTATCGCAAACCCAGAAGCCAACGCCATCGCTGGTGCATTCTTGATTTTTTCATTTATTGGTACAGGTTCCAGTTTTCTTGCTTTTGCCATCATGGCGAGTAAACGTAATATTGAGAGCCCAGTATATAAACAAAAGTCGCTTTACTACATCGGTGGATTAACCGAAGGGACAGAAACCATTGGTTGCTTCGTCCTGTTTTGTTTACTGCCTCAGCACTTTGCTCTCATTGCTTGGATTTTTGGCACTTTGTGTTGGATAACAACCACCACACGTATTTGGGCTGGTTACCAAACATTAAAATAA
- a CDS encoding ATP-binding cassette domain-containing protein, protein MSLSVENLTISNTFASADSAVLVNALSFSIDKGEILTIMGPSGCGKSTLLSAIAGHLVSAFSLSGDITLNNSSILDLEPNERRVGILFQDDLLFPHLTVWENLAFGLPQNIRYSTRKARAFATLVDIDLVELAEKMPSEISGGQRARISLMRTLLSEPQALLLDEPFSKLDKALRETFRAFVFQQIQRSNIPAVMVSHDVDDIPYGGAVLEWPWTQGVTHA, encoded by the coding sequence ATGAGTTTATCTGTGGAAAACCTAACTATAAGTAACACTTTCGCATCGGCAGATTCAGCCGTATTAGTTAACGCATTAAGCTTTAGTATTGATAAAGGTGAGATTCTGACAATTATGGGCCCAAGTGGCTGTGGAAAATCGACACTATTAAGTGCAATTGCTGGCCATTTAGTCTCCGCATTTTCTTTGTCCGGTGATATCACCCTTAATAACAGCAGTATTCTTGATCTTGAACCTAACGAACGCCGAGTTGGTATTCTTTTTCAAGATGACCTTCTTTTCCCGCACCTGACTGTTTGGGAAAACTTGGCGTTTGGTTTGCCCCAAAATATTCGATACTCAACACGAAAAGCACGGGCATTTGCCACCTTAGTTGATATTGATTTAGTTGAACTTGCCGAGAAGATGCCATCAGAAATTTCTGGTGGTCAACGTGCACGCATCAGCCTAATGCGTACCCTACTTTCAGAGCCTCAGGCCCTGCTACTGGACGAACCTTTCAGTAAACTTGATAAAGCGCTACGAGAGACATTTCGCGCCTTCGTTTTTCAACAAATACAGCGAAGTAACATACCCGCAGTAATGGTCAGTCATGATGTGGATGACATCCCGTACGGTGGTGCTGTTCTTGAATGGCCATGGACTCAAGGAGTAACGCATGCTTGA